The following DNA comes from Deinococcus sp. YIM 134068.
CACGCCTGGCATCACAAGGACGTGTTCGCGCTGATGCTCGACGAGGCGAAGTACCCCATCGTGCGGCCCCTGAACTATGCCGATCCCGGCACGCCCGGCGTGGGCTGGCGGACCTTCGAGGTGAAGGGCGCGAGCGGCACGGGTGAGCGGCTGACGGTCGTGAACGTCCTCGGGCGCGTCTTTCTGGAGGCGGTGGCGAATCCCTTCCGGGCGGTGGACGACCTCCTGGAGCGGGACGACCTCGGCAGCGTGTTCGTGGACATGCACGCCGAGGCCACGAGCGAGAAGGCGGCGCTGGCGTGGCACCTCGACGGGCGGGTGGCCGCCGTGATCGGCACGCACACGCACGTTCCCACCGCCGACACCCGCATCCTGCCGGGGGGGACGGCCTTCCAGACCGACGCGGGCTTCACGGGGCCACGGGACAGCGTGATCGGGGCCGCGCCGGAGGGTCCCGTCCAGAAGTTCCTGACCGAGCGCCCGCACCGCTTCTCCGTGGCGGGGGGCGTGGCCGAACTCAACGGGGTGATTGTCCAGATGGAGGGGAACCGCGCCCTGGCCGTGGACCGTTACCGTTACGTGGAGGGGGAGGACTATGGGGATTCGCAGTGACGTGAATCTGCTCGGGCGCACGCTCGGTCAGGTGCTCCGGGAGCAGGAGGGCGAGGCCTTTTTCGAGCTGGTGGAGCGGACCCGCGCCCTGGTGCGCGACGTGCGGGCGGGCGGCGACGACGCCGAGTTGCGCGCCCTGCTCTCCGGTCTGGACGCGGAGGCCGCCGAGAATCTGGTGCGGGCCTTCGCGTGGTACTTCCAGCTCGTCAATCTGGCCGAGGAGTACGAGCGGGTGCGGGTGCTCTCGGCCACCCAGGGGGTGCGGTCCCAGAGCATCGAGCAGGCCCTGATGGACCTCAAGGCGCAGGGCGTGAGCGCGGACGAGGCCGAGGCGCTGCTCGCACGGCTGGACCTGGGGCTGACCTTCACCGCGCACCCCACCGAGATGCGGCGAAGGACGATCCGCCATCACCTCGTCGAGGTCGCCCGCGACATCCCTACCCTCGACGAGGCCGGGCTGGAGCGCGTCGCCGCCCACGTCGAGGCGATGTGGAGTACCCCGGAACTCCGCCGCCTCAAGCCTACCGTCCTCGACGAGGTGAAGGGCGGCCTGACCTACGTGACGAGCATCGCGCAGGCCCTCCCCAACCTCCAGCGTGACCTCGCGCGGGGCTTCCGGCATGTGTATGGGCGCGAGACGACCGCGCGGCTGCCCCTCTCCTTCTCCTCGTGGATGGGCGGCGACCGCGACGGCAACCCCTTCGTGACGCCCGAGGCGACCCGCAAGACGCTGGCCCTCCACCGCGAGCGGGCGCGTGAATTGATGATGTCCTCCGTGCGGCAGGCCTACTCCGACCTCAGCCAGGACGAGACGGGTTCGCAGGGGCAGGGGCAGGAGCCGTACCGCCTCGAACTCCAGTCCATCCACAACGCCATCCGGGACGGGGAGCCGGTCGAGCTGCTGCCCCGGCTGGAGGCGTTGCAGGCCCGGCTCCACGCCGAGGGGCAGCACCGCAGCGCCGACCAACTGCTGACGCCGCTCCTCGCCGTCGCGCGGGTGTTCGGGCAGCATCTCGTCAGCCTCGATGTCCGGGAGCACAGCGCGCAGACGGGGGCGGCGGTGGCTCGGCTGCTCGCGGAGGCGGGGGTGGCGGCGGATTACCTCGCGCTGCCCGAGCACGCCAAGCAGGAGGTGCTGGCCCGCGAACTTCGCTCGCGCCGCCCGCTGTGGCCCGCCGGGGAGGCGCTGCCGCCCGAATTGGAGACGGCCATCGGCCCCATCCGCGAGGTGCAGGCGGCCACTCGACTGGTCGGCCCGCGCGCTTTCGGGCGGTACGTCATCTCCATGAGCGAGAGCGTCAGCGACGTGCTGGAGCCGCTGCTCCTCGCGCGCGAGGTGGGCTTCCGGGTGCTGCCCGTGCCCCTTTTCGAGACGCTTGCTGACCTCGCCCGCGCGCCGCAGGTCGTGTGGGAACTCCTCAGCCTCCCCGAGTACCGCGCCGTGCTGGGCGACGACGTGCAGGAGATCATGCTGGGCTACAGCGACTCGAACAAGGACGCCGGATTCCTGGCCGCGAACTGGGCCTTGCACGAGGCGCAGAGGAAGATCAGCGACGTGTGCCGCCGGGCGGGGGTGCGCTGGCGGTTCTTCCACGGGCGCGGCACCAGCATCGGGCGGGGGGGCGGTCCGGCGAGCCGGGCGATCCTGGGGCAGCCCGCCGGGACCATCGACGTGGGGTTGCGGATCACCGAGCAGGGGGAGGCGCTGGCGGACAAGTACAGCCACCCGGTCCTCGCGCGGCGCAATCTGGAGCAGGCCCTTTACGGCCTGATGCTCGCCGCCGCCCGCCCGGCGCAGGACCCCCCCGAGGAATGGACGGCGGCACTGGACCGGGCCGCCAAAGCCAGCGCCACCGCCTACCGCGCCCTCGTGGACAGCCCGGCCTTCATTCCCTTCTTCGAGG
Coding sequences within:
- a CDS encoding TIGR00282 family metallophosphoesterase, translated to MLRVLFVGDVYGAPGRRVLGAHLPTIRPRFDFVVVNGENAAGGFGLHRDAADAILRAGANCITLGNHAWHHKDVFALMLDEAKYPIVRPLNYADPGTPGVGWRTFEVKGASGTGERLTVVNVLGRVFLEAVANPFRAVDDLLERDDLGSVFVDMHAEATSEKAALAWHLDGRVAAVIGTHTHVPTADTRILPGGTAFQTDAGFTGPRDSVIGAAPEGPVQKFLTERPHRFSVAGGVAELNGVIVQMEGNRALAVDRYRYVEGEDYGDSQ
- a CDS encoding phosphoenolpyruvate carboxylase, with protein sequence MGIRSDVNLLGRTLGQVLREQEGEAFFELVERTRALVRDVRAGGDDAELRALLSGLDAEAAENLVRAFAWYFQLVNLAEEYERVRVLSATQGVRSQSIEQALMDLKAQGVSADEAEALLARLDLGLTFTAHPTEMRRRTIRHHLVEVARDIPTLDEAGLERVAAHVEAMWSTPELRRLKPTVLDEVKGGLTYVTSIAQALPNLQRDLARGFRHVYGRETTARLPLSFSSWMGGDRDGNPFVTPEATRKTLALHRERARELMMSSVRQAYSDLSQDETGSQGQGQEPYRLELQSIHNAIRDGEPVELLPRLEALQARLHAEGQHRSADQLLTPLLAVARVFGQHLVSLDVREHSAQTGAAVARLLAEAGVAADYLALPEHAKQEVLARELRSRRPLWPAGEALPPELETAIGPIREVQAATRLVGPRAFGRYVISMSESVSDVLEPLLLAREVGFRVLPVPLFETLADLARAPQVVWELLSLPEYRAVLGDDVQEIMLGYSDSNKDAGFLAANWALHEAQRKISDVCRRAGVRWRFFHGRGTSIGRGGGPASRAILGQPAGTIDVGLRITEQGEALADKYSHPVLARRNLEQALYGLMLAAARPAQDPPEEWTAALDRAAKASATAYRALVDSPAFIPFFEDVTPIHEIARLNIASRPVRRSGAPSLSNLRAIPWVMSWTQNRANLPGWYGLSEGLREIGPDLAREMYAGWPFFRTVLDNAQMSLAKSDFLIFAEYLRLAEDHDLAARLRGSYEETVRLVQEVVGAELLANEPRLRESIGLRNPYIDPIHRVQVELLCRARSSEGGLDEFERPLMVSLQGIAAGVRNTG